From the genome of Meriones unguiculatus strain TT.TT164.6M chromosome 17, Bangor_MerUng_6.1, whole genome shotgun sequence:
GGGCCCCTCCTCACCTCTCCCGGGAGGGCCTAGGCGCTGCGCACCCTGGGCAACCGGCTGGTCCCAAGTCTAGGTGCTCCGGACGCTGGAAATGCTGGACAGCGGCTCCCGCATCCTGAAGCTGAGGGACCTGGAAGTCCGAAAGCTGTCCCTGGGCCTCAGGGAGCTGTCGGTGGTGGACGCTCCGGAGCGAGCCTCGGTGAGCCGGGTCAGGCAGTCTCCGGGCCCGCGCAAGCCTAACCAGAGGCAGCCGCAGCACAAGAAGGCCAGCACGGCGCGCTGCACCTCGCGGCTGCGGAAGGAGTAGATGAGGGGGTTGATGGCCGAGTTGAGCACGGCGAGGGCCAGGATCCAATCCATGCCACGCAGGTACTCCTGGGCCCAGACGTTGGAGCCAAAGATGTCGGCCAGGAGCAGGCCGAAGAGGGGCCCCCAGCACACCACGAAGGCCACCAGGATCATCAGCACCGTGTTGAGGAGCCTGCGGGCCTTGCGGCGGGCGGGGGGCCGCGGGGCCTTGCGCCCGCTGGTCCGCACCACCCGGAAGATGGCCCCGTAGAGGCCGAGGATGGCCGCCAGGATGAGGGCGAAGACGACCACGCAGAAGAGCACGTAGCCCTTGGAGTAGAGGGGCAGCAGGCTGGAGCAGCGCGGGAAGGCGCACACGCAGTTCCAGCCCAGCAGGGGCAGCAGGCCCAGGGTGGCGGCCAGCAGCCAGCACAGGCCGATGCAGCCGTACACGCGGCCGCTCTTGGTGGCGCCGCTCTCGGCCACGCGCACCATGGTGGCGAAGCGCTCGGCGGCCGTGAAGAGCAGGCTGAAGGTGGAGGCGGCCAGCGCGGCGAAGAGCAGGCCCTCGCGCAGGAACCAGTGCGCCGGCGCCAGGCGGAAGGTGCGCGCCCCCGACAGCAGCACGTTGGCCACGTAGGCCAGGCCGGTGAGCAGGTCGCTGAGCGTGATGTTGAGCAGGCAGTAGTAGACCCAGCGGCGCGAGCGCATGCGGCTGGCGATGGCGGCCAGCACCAGCGCGTTCTCCAGCACCACCAGGCAGCCGGCCGCCACCGACGGCCCCCGCAGCGCGCCCAGCCCCTCCGCGGGGCCGCCGCGGCCCGCCAGCCGGCCGCTGTGGTTGTAGTGGAGCACGATGAGGAGGCTGTGGCCGCCGGCCGCCAGCCGGTGGCAGGCCTCCGGGCTCACCCCCGAGGGCCAGGTGCTGGCGTTCATGGCCTCCCCCCGGGGACAGACTGAGGGAGGCCCCGGCAGGGTGGAGTCGTGGCCCCGCGGCCCCGGCCTGGGTTTCCTGTTGTTTGAAATTTCCTGTTATTCTCAAGGTGCCtcggggtgggtgggggtgagaCCAGGGCAGGGAGGGGCATCCTGAGCCACAGTTGAGGTGACTCTAGGGGCTCGGGGCACCCCGCCCCTGCCCAGCTGTCCCTCCTGGCCTCAGAGGGCAGGCGTGGACCCACCAAGGGCGCCGCCTGGCACTGGCCCCGTCCTGAGAAACACCTCACCCGCCACCTTCGGCCCGACTGTTCCAAGCATACTTACACACAGCAGGTGCCCAATAAATGTCAGCTGTACACAGAAAGCGCTTCCTAAGTGTTCGCCACTTGTACACAGCAGCCAGGCTTTAATAAAGGTCACCCAAAAACATCAGGCACCACCCACGCACAGCAGACGCttagtaaatttttttaaaattttttggttacttttaaaaatatgtcttctGTGTAGGGATGTGCGTGTGTCCGTGGCaggtgcagaggtcagagggcaactggcAAGAACCGGTTCTCTCTTCCCACTATGTGGGTCCCAGAACCGAGCTCGGGTTGGCGCGCTCGGccacaagcacctttacccctgAGCCATTCTCTGGTGCTCACTGGGGCAGTGTCCGCTGCATGCACACAGAAGGTGCTTAACAAATGTGTGACACATTGAGGGTAGCAGCCTTTATCCCAGCGCTTGGGGAACAGAGGCAGAAGACGCAGGTGAAGTGTGCGAAGAGGCGGTGGGCTCGGGACCCCTTCCTGCCCCCGTCGTGGGGCTCCGAGCAAGCCTGGGCTACCGGAGACAGGCTGCctcacaacaaaacaaataacaaatgtcTGCCACCCACACATAGTAGGTGCTGAATTAAAAGTCACCCAGTGAAAAccaagccacacacacaccaggcac
Proteins encoded in this window:
- the S1pr4 gene encoding sphingosine 1-phosphate receptor 4; the encoded protein is MNASTWPSGVSPEACHRLAAGGHSLLIVLHYNHSGRLAGRGGPAEGLGALRGPSVAAGCLVVLENALVLAAIASRMRSRRWVYYCLLNITLSDLLTGLAYVANVLLSGARTFRLAPAHWFLREGLLFAALAASTFSLLFTAAERFATMVRVAESGATKSGRVYGCIGLCWLLAATLGLLPLLGWNCVCAFPRCSSLLPLYSKGYVLFCVVVFALILAAILGLYGAIFRVVRTSGRKAPRPPARRKARRLLNTVLMILVAFVVCWGPLFGLLLADIFGSNVWAQEYLRGMDWILALAVLNSAINPLIYSFRSREVQRAVLAFLCCGCLWLGLRGPGDCLTRLTEARSGASTTDSSLRPRDSFRTSRSLSFRMREPLSSISSVRST